From a region of the Eublepharis macularius isolate TG4126 chromosome 7, MPM_Emac_v1.0, whole genome shotgun sequence genome:
- the LOC129333113 gene encoding cation channel sperm-associated auxiliary subunit delta-like → MNNGSWPCSRERLVYSSQSFHSRIVAKGMQLLYRGADPIVLQHPCGNNFVGGISPAIYLGEKVFLSFDGFESSLLPFTIPTTLATAPALVSSAIFVQATRIVLAINGKVFIYFYEPFDSWKQSEGINSPVTEITNSGCCYAPSDPNCNHIGSFVLAYDKGNLISDSHIFFSEDGGYKFHALPMIPFLSGTLVSIYNFISITKLGFLISNTEANMTTANFLYYSIENLYSYYGTQFDSNEVGELMITVPPGLRGFVILWTKNMFLLSSNNGVTTENVAVFPTEDYPNTSLPLHNQGVCNVATTSSEVAALTKNQKLFYGSLDIVFSKMVLIGDRNSSKISTHCDVLMFDKTGLLTILNPVPSNESGFYNFHKCIINLQDRLMNVRPHLPPCPVEILSSDFHNKMYYIDMKQQLHFNVTFVPKPGSAAFPYVTLSNPQILGFQARIMQDGYTYDGNIKFSLQIILLQQYVSDMAEAELYEKGISAGISTLTVDIYNKGIFCIDMHPLTALIAMQCPPTKHIRPFKNTTACNKGLFNRTNLQDSFSYIIKQDVYDPEFLGRQHLDQKDRNVTYPYELLGCPILLYYDNPWLPTLELWENDKFVEYVSADFVLFETNGMHNYDYLLTASEAKCISQPQNWSTMFEWQLQPDPHTAWSRKNYKSCKVPSQVRPLESPSIKYQILNLNEENRVVFSQYNGIYVFKVIVVDTIYSYCELSTLLSVYVHGALPKSQINVAGMLIGILILIFGSILMGYFFPKLLHLSENAKMKSL, encoded by the coding sequence ATGAATAATGGTTCGTGGCCATGCAGCCGTGAGCGACTGGTTTATTCAAGCCAAAGCTTCCATTCACGGATAGTAGCAAAAGGAATGCAGCTTCTTTACAGGGGTGCTGACCCTATTGTACTACAACACCCTTGTGGAAATAATTTTGTTGGTGGCATTTCTCCAGCCATTTACCTTGGGGAAAAGGTTTTTCTAAGTTTTGATGGGTTTGAGAGTAGCCTTCTACCCTTTACCATTCCAACAACTCTTGCAACAGCTCCTGCTTTGGTCAGCTCTGCTATCTTTGTGCAGGCAACTCGGATTGTATTAGCAATAAATGGGAaagtctttatttatttttatgagcCATTTGACTCATGGAAACAATCAGAAGGAATCAATAGCCCAGTTACTGAGATCACGAACTCTGGATGCTGCTATGCTCCAAGTGACCCTAACTGCAACCACATAGGTAGTTTTGTTTTGGCATATGATAAAGGCAACTTGATCTCTGACAGCCACATTTTCTTCTCAGAAGATGGAGGCTACAAATTTCATGCTTTACCCATGATCCCGTTCCTGAGTGGCACACTGGTTAGTATCTACAATTTCATTTCCATAACAAAGCTTGGATTCCTCATCAGCAACACTGAAGCTAACATGACAACTGCTAACTTCCTATACTATTCCATAGAGAATTTATACAGTTATTATGGAACACAATTTGACTCAAATGAAGTGGGAGAACTTATGATTACAGTTCCCCCTGGTCTGAGAGGTTTTGTCATTCTTTGGACCAagaatatgtttttattatcctctaataatggagtgactacagaaaaTGTTGCTGTTTTCCCCACAGAAGACTATCCAAACACATCACTTCCTTTGCATAACCAAGGTGTTTGTAATGTGGCTACCACCAGCAGTGAGGTTGCAGCCCTCACGAAGAATCAGAAGCTCTTCTATGGAAGCCTGGATATAGTCTTTTCAAAGATGGTGCTCATTGGAGACAGAAACAGTAGTAAGATTTCCACACATTGTGATGTGCTTATGTTTGATAAAACTGGACTGCTTACCATCTTAAACCCTGTCCCCAGTAATGAATCCGGGTTTTATAATTTTCACAAATGCATCATCAACTTACAGGACAGGCTCATGAATGTGCGGCCACACCTGCCGCCCTGTCCTGTAGAGATCCTCAGTAGTGATTTCCATAATAAGATGTATTATATAGACATGAAACAGCAGCTTCATTTTAATGTCACTTTTGTGCCCAAGCCAGGCTCTGCGGCTTTCCCATATGTGACTCTGAGCAATCCTCAAATATTGGGATTTCAGGCTCGGATTATGCAGGATGGCTATACCTATGATGGGAACATTAAATTTAGCTTACAGATTATATTGCTACAACAATATGTTTCAGACATGGCTGAAGCTGAGCTTTATGAGAAAGGAATCTCAGCAGGGATCTCTACCCTTACTGTGGATATCTATAACAAAGGTATATTCTGCATTGACATGCATCCATTGACAGCTCTTATTGCAATGCAGTGTCCACCTACTAAACATATAAGACCTTTCAAAAATACAACAGCGTGCAACAAAGGACTCTTTAACAGAACAAATCTGCAGGATAGTTTCAGTTACATAATTAAGCAGGATGTATATGATCCAGAATTCCTTGGAAGACAACATCTAGATCAGAAGGACCGTAATGTTACTTATCCTTATGAACTTCTTGGATGTCCAATCCTCTTGTATTATGATAACCCATGGCTTCCAACTCTCGAACTATGGGAAAATGATAAATTTGTGGAATACGTTTCTGCTGATTTTGTATTGTTTGAAACAAATGGAATGCATAATTACGATTATCTCCTGACTGCATCGGAAGCGAAATGTATCTCACAGCCTCAAAACTGGAGCACTATGTTTGAATGGCAACTTCAGCCAGACCCACATACTGCATGGTCCAGAAAAAACTATAAGAGTTGCAAGGTTCCCAGTCAAGTACGACCTTTAGAATCACCATCTATAAAGTATCAAATTCTAAACCTCAATGAAGAGAATAGGGTAGTATTTTCACAGTACAATGGCATATATGTCTTCAAAGTTATTGTTGTAGATACAATATATAGTTACTGTGAACTATCAACTCTTCTCAGTGTCTATGTGCATGGTGCCCTCCCAAAATCTCAGATAAATGTTGCAGGTATGCTGATTGGTATTCTGATTCTCATATTCGGTTCAATTTTGATGGGATATTTCTTTCCTAAATTACTACATTTGAGTGAAAATGCAAAGATGAAATCCCTTTAG